In one Drosophila pseudoobscura strain MV-25-SWS-2005 chromosome X, UCI_Dpse_MV25, whole genome shotgun sequence genomic region, the following are encoded:
- the su(sable) gene encoding protein suppressor of sable isoform X1, producing MSSAVAVIDLAEDLEDGEIDDDEEEEEEPLPQQQKEQQQQKTQNNDDEVQFVGIEMTGQNRKNCDEDVVFMGLSLDVGGSPMNSKPKKPRPLEDDHASRIENAIANALKKKGIEPPMPKMKSLNCETAASAIGGEGAGGGGDEGPCGEPLTGAAWTASRSFRRRNRKKKREREKKDKEQQKRARRDDDDLAVDGGASDDMDMEYEMMNVRGGSPPPAGTTSINASSQPGVSGAGGDGGCGGYDSAQDPYSSYDSYSDDDGPPVGGQRRRQRRDRDKDQRGGRKRRDRDRDRDQDRRQGDGGGGGGSASKRSRRDSGDSPVVEKSGRIEPRKLELCKFYLMDCCAKRDKCSYMHKEFPCKYYYLGMDCFAGDECLFHHGEPLSEQLRNILLKHMETAPKEILGDFKRISREVALGQMTRRHEALCEQFGRDNNWTTLASAGVGRRMDQQMPQQKNQMQQQQQQLQQQLQQQQQQLQQQLALQQQLLQQQQQQQQQQQQALAIQTEQQLGGSIPSLLDMVINPPAVNEAGKPEKKRKSRWAEKPKGAAAAAAGGGEADAAGASEVSAETTGEAESSKAPPAKQLSPHLDLENLKDLLPADHMAKLKKLGISNLEQMLEVPFGQLTEVGLTLLEIGDIQRKALEAKEKAENKSEPEGTASGSSNPAAVVEVSSNSNSNNGFIMVDYTQYLKDAHVSFTSNDLLDDDRDDEEQLVIDDGNEEEEETASSPKEDEAPMPSVFDLPTFMSNMTGAKPVRLSPETLQQSTTAQSAISPTEASNESTEAEAAAAAAKEEPESANDANSLFSRLLFGDKPPDPVTRAAFYRDIIRNPFKAHSGDGDVDSANENSNSNSRSLTPTPTPEPGSQSPKQPLDMPITMPMAMAMGMKLPSLVKSEPEPESTPSQYERPSLYDYDKVKEEKREAANRLKAKSSAIQQRDIDMRLPFEPIRHYRPATEIDAAIFSHMPMRWEVNEVEVEEPNFSQLRLSAAHKEDKDVRDPRMRRILGLPDHLYATEESQYGESSLNRSNSYLSSPESGPRSPMGRDATPTSPPPPSFGVGLPSMSVPPPSMSLPPPNLLLAANKPAGGGPVVATAVRVDPRRDPRRSHLQAQSASTSTASTSVAAATATATATTNTTGGTTQISEIRTILQNSNWYKDLGSNNKIMVNQQLALVFTELKKYHQQPDGGCKTFDVSFIVNNQTLQQIFAKLGIYIDDNGQVVQLAEDQPVQNMNMAMGPAGVGVGVGVVLPNLSQPPPNLAQLLRQPPPNLLAGRISNGMMMQQMGMPQQFNQPPPRPNVGMGGMMGGGVMGNNVGNAIAGQLGGLMGNGNNNMNNNNGNNPFNPFAGNNGGGGGGGGGNGNGNGNGNGGGGMGNINQMNNNLNNMVMGGMPFNNGMPFNNNNNKNFNNNHNNGGGGGGGGRFSGGGHNNRNNRGGNNRHRNNI from the exons atgtcgTCAGCTGTGGCCGTGATTGATTTGGCCGAGGATCTTGAGGATGGTGAAATcgacgatgatgaggaggaggaggaggagccgctaccgcaacaacaaaaagaacaacagcaacagaagacCCAAAATAACGACGATGAAGTGCAGTTTGTTGGTATCGAAATGACTGgtcaaaacagaaaaaattgCGACGAGGATGTGGTCTTTATGGGCCTCTCCTTGGATGTGGGTGGTTCGCCCATGAATAGCAAGCCAAAAAAACCACGCCCTCTCGAAG ATGATCATGCTTCCAGGATCGAGAATGCCATTGCCAATGCACTGAAGAAGAAGGGCATTGAACCGCCCATGCCTAAGATGAAATCCCTGAATTGTGAGACGGCTGCGTCGGCCATCGGCGGCGAGGGTGCaggtggcggcggcgacgaAGGTCCTTGTGGAGAGCCCCTGACCGGCGCTGCATGGACGGCCAGTCGCAGCTTCAGACGCCGCAATCGCAAAAAGAAGCGCGAGCGTGAGAAAAAGGACAAAGAGCAACAG AAACGCGCCCGTCGCGACGATGACGATCTAGCTGTCGATGGAGGGGCCAGCGATGACATGGACATGGAGTACGAGATGATGAATGTGCGCGGTGGCAGTCCCCCGCCCGCAGGGACGACAAGCATAAATGCGTCCAGCCAGCCGGGGGTCTCGGGCgctggtggtgatggtggctGCGGCGGTTATGATTCCGCCCAGGATCCGTATAGCAGCTACGATTCCTATTCCGATGATGATGGCCCTCCCGTCGGGGGCCAGAGGcgtcgccagcggagagatcgCGATAAGGATCAGCGTGGGGGACGCAAGCGTCGCGATCGTGATCGTGATCGTGATCAGGACCGTCGGCAGGGTGAtgggggaggtggaggaggatcTGCCAGCAAACGAAGCCGCCGCGACTCTGGCGACAGTCCAGTGGTCGAAAAATCCGGCCGCATCGAGCCCCGCAAATTGGAGCTGTGCAAATTCTATTTAATGGATTGCTGCGCCAAGCGTGACAAGTGCTCCTACATGCACAAGGAGTTTCCCTGCAAATATTACTACCTGGGCATGGACTGCTTTGCCGGCGACGAGTGTCTGTTCCATCACGGCGAGCCTCTGTCGGAGCAGCTGCGGAACATACTACTCAAGCACATGGAGACGGCGCCCAAGGAGATCCTCGGCGACTTTAAGCGCATCTCCCGTGAGGTGGCCCTGGGGCAAATGACCCGGCGCCATGAGGCGCTCTGCGAACAGTTTGGACGGGACAATAACTGGACGACGCTGGCCAGTGCCGGTGTTGGTCGTCGTATGGACCAGCAGATGCCACAGCAAAAGAAtcaaatgcaacagcagcagcaacagttacAGCAacagcttcagcagcagcagcaacagttgcagcaacagcttgcgcttcagcagcagcttttgcagcagcaacaacaacaacagcagcagcagcagcaggcactgGCTATACAGACAGAACAGCAGCTGGGAGGATCCATACCATCTCTCCTAGACATGGTCATCAATCCACCCGCCGTAAACGAAGCCGGAAAGCCGGAAAAGAAGCGAAAATCCCGCTGGGCTGAAAAACCcaagggagcagcagcagcggcagcaggtgGAGGCGAAGCAGAtgcagcaggagcatcagAAGTATCTGCAGAAACCACAGGCGAAGCAGAGTCCAGCAAAGCACCTCCCGCCAAGCAGCTGTCTCCACATTTAGATCTGGAGAATCTCAAGGATCTGCTACCCGCCGACCATATGGCAAAGCTGAAAAAGCTGGGCATTAGTAATCTAGAGCAGATGCTCGAAGTGCCCTTTGGCCAGCTGACGGAGGTGGGACTGACGCTGCTCGAGATTGGGGATATACAGCGTAAGGCATTGGAGGCCAAGGAAAAGGCAGAGAACAAGTCAGAGCCAGAGGGCACAGCATCCGGCAG CAGTAATCCCGCCGCCGTTGTGGAGGTCAGCAGCAACTCCAACAGTAATAATGGTTTCATTATGGTCGACTACACTCAGTATCTAAAGGATGCCCATGTCAGCTTTACCAGCAACGATCTGC TCGACGATGATCGCGACGATGAGGAGCAACTGGTGATTGATGATGGcaacgaagaagaagaagagacGGCATCATCACCAAAGGAAGACGAGGCCCCAATGCCGTCCGTCTTTGATTTGCCAACATTTATGAGCAACATGACCGGTGCCAAGCCAGTCCGGCTATCCCCAGAGACCCTGCAGCAATCCACAACCGCACAGAGTGCCATCTCCCCCACAGAAGCCTCAAACGAATCGACTGAAGcggaagctgctgctgcagcagcaaaggAAGAACCAGAGAGTGCCAACGATGCAAACAGTCTGTTCAGTCGCCTACTGTTTGGGGACAAGCCACCCGATCCGGTGACCCGGGCGGCATTCTATCGCGACATAATACGCAATCCGTTCAAGGCACACAGTGGTGACGGTGACGTGGACTCGGCCAATGAGAACTCAAATTCGAATTCCAGATCCCTgacgcccacacccacacctgAGCCGGGATCACAGTCGCCCAAACAGCCCCTGGATATGCCCATAACGATGcccatggcaatggcaatgggaatgaAGCTACCATCGCTCGTAAagtcggagccagagccagagtccaCGCCCTCACAATACGAGCGCCCCTCCCTATATGACTACGATAAGGTCAAGGAGGAGAAACGCGAGGCGGCCAACCGCCTGAAGGCCAAGTCCAGTGCGATCCAGCAGCGGGATATTGATATGCGTCTGCCGTTTGAGCCGATACGGCACTACCGTCCAGCTACCGAGATAGATGCGGCCATCTTCTCGCACATGCCCATGCGTTGGGAGGTGAACgaagtggaggtggaggagccAAACTTTTCCCAGCTACGTCTGAGTGCCGCCCACAAGGAGGACAAGGATGTGCGCGATCCGCGCATGCGTCGCATTCTTGGACTGCCGGACCATTTGTATGCGACCGAGGAGTCCCAGTATGGTGAATCGTCATTGAATCGTTCCAACAGTTATCTCTCATCGCCCGAATCCGGGCCCAGATCACCAATGGGACGCGATGCCACACCCACATCGCCACCACCGCCAAGCTTCGGTGTGGGTCTGCCATCGATGAGTGTGCCACCGCCATCGATGAGCTTGCCGCCACCAAACCTGCTGCTAGCTGCCAACAAGCCTGCTGGCGGTGGCCCAGTAGTAGCGACAGCCGTACGCGTCGATCCACGACGTGATCCGCGCCGTTCCCATTTGCAGGCCCAATCAGCGAGCACTTCTACCGCGAGCACATCCGTAGCCgcggccacggccacagccactgccaccaccaaTACCACTGGTGGGACCACACAGATCTCCGAGATACGCACCATATTGCAGAACTCCAACTGGTACAAGGATCTTGGGAGCAACAACAAGATAATGGTCAACCAGCAGCTGGCCCTGGTCTTTACCGAACTGAAGAAGTACCATCAGCAGCCGGACGGTGGCTGCAAGACCTTCGACGTCTCTTTCATTGTGAACAACCAGACTCTGCAGCAGATCTTTGCCAAGCTGGGCATATATATCGATGATAATGGACAGGTGGTTCAGCTGGCCGAAGATCAGCCAGTCCAGAACATGAACATGGCTATGGGACCCGCTGGAGTCGgcgttggagttggagtcgtGCTGCCTAATCTATCGCAGCCCCCGCCAAATCTAGCCCAGTTGCTGCGGCAACCGCCGCCAAATCTACTCGCGGGACGAATCTCCAATGGTATGATGATGCAACAAATGGGCATGCCGCAGCAGTTCAATCAGCCACCGCCACGCCCCAATGTGGGCATGGGTGGCATGATGGGGGGCGGTGTAATGGGTAATAATGTTGGCAATGCCATTGCCGGGCAACTCGGCGGCCTCATGggcaatggcaacaacaacatgaataacaacaacggcaacaatcCGTTCAATCCATTCGCGGGTAACAAtggtggtgggggtggaggcggaggtggaaacggaaatggaaatggaaacggaaacggaggCGGTGGCATGGGAAATATCAATCAAATGAACAACAACCTCAACAACATGGTTATGGGTGGCATGCCGTTTAACAATGGCATGCCCtttaataataacaacaacaagaacttTAATAACAACCATAACaatggtggaggaggaggcggaggaggacgCTTTTCTGGTGGCGGCCACAATAATCGAAACAATCGCGGTGGGAACAACCGCCATCgcaacaacatttaa
- the su(sable) gene encoding protein suppressor of sable isoform X2 produces the protein MSSAVAVIDLAEDLEDGEIDDDEEEEEEPLPQQQKEQQQQKTQNNDDEVQFVGIEMTGQNRKNCDEDVVFMGLSLDVGGSPMNSKPKKPRPLEDDHASRIENAIANALKKKGIEPPMPKMKSLNCETAASAIGGEGAGGGGDEGPCGEPLTGAAWTASRSFRRRNRKKKREREKKDKEQQKRARRDDDDLAVDGGASDDMDMEYEMMNVRGGSPPPAGTTSINASSQPGVSGAGGDGGCGGYDSAQDPYSSYDSYSDDDGPPVGGQRRRQRRDRDKDQRGGRKRRDRDRDRDQDRRQGDGGGGGGSASKRSRRDSGDSPVVEKSGRIEPRKLELCKFYLMDCCAKRDKCSYMHKEFPCKYYYLGMDCFAGDECLFHHGEPLSEQLRNILLKHMETAPKEILGDFKRISREVALGQMTRRHEALCEQFGRDNNWTTLASAGVGRRMDQQMPQQKNQMQQQQQQLQQQLQQQQQQLQQQLALQQQLLQQQQQQQQQQQQALAIQTEQQLGGSIPSLLDMVINPPAVNEAGKPEKKRKSRWAEKPKGAAAAAAGGGEADAAGASEVSAETTGEAESSKAPPAKQLSPHLDLENLKDLLPADHMAKLKKLGISNLEQMLEVPFGQLTEVGLTLLEIGDIQRKALEAKEKAENKSEPEGTASGSNPAAVVEVSSNSNSNNGFIMVDYTQYLKDAHVSFTSNDLLDDDRDDEEQLVIDDGNEEEEETASSPKEDEAPMPSVFDLPTFMSNMTGAKPVRLSPETLQQSTTAQSAISPTEASNESTEAEAAAAAAKEEPESANDANSLFSRLLFGDKPPDPVTRAAFYRDIIRNPFKAHSGDGDVDSANENSNSNSRSLTPTPTPEPGSQSPKQPLDMPITMPMAMAMGMKLPSLVKSEPEPESTPSQYERPSLYDYDKVKEEKREAANRLKAKSSAIQQRDIDMRLPFEPIRHYRPATEIDAAIFSHMPMRWEVNEVEVEEPNFSQLRLSAAHKEDKDVRDPRMRRILGLPDHLYATEESQYGESSLNRSNSYLSSPESGPRSPMGRDATPTSPPPPSFGVGLPSMSVPPPSMSLPPPNLLLAANKPAGGGPVVATAVRVDPRRDPRRSHLQAQSASTSTASTSVAAATATATATTNTTGGTTQISEIRTILQNSNWYKDLGSNNKIMVNQQLALVFTELKKYHQQPDGGCKTFDVSFIVNNQTLQQIFAKLGIYIDDNGQVVQLAEDQPVQNMNMAMGPAGVGVGVGVVLPNLSQPPPNLAQLLRQPPPNLLAGRISNGMMMQQMGMPQQFNQPPPRPNVGMGGMMGGGVMGNNVGNAIAGQLGGLMGNGNNNMNNNNGNNPFNPFAGNNGGGGGGGGGNGNGNGNGNGGGGMGNINQMNNNLNNMVMGGMPFNNGMPFNNNNNKNFNNNHNNGGGGGGGGRFSGGGHNNRNNRGGNNRHRNNI, from the exons atgtcgTCAGCTGTGGCCGTGATTGATTTGGCCGAGGATCTTGAGGATGGTGAAATcgacgatgatgaggaggaggaggaggagccgctaccgcaacaacaaaaagaacaacagcaacagaagacCCAAAATAACGACGATGAAGTGCAGTTTGTTGGTATCGAAATGACTGgtcaaaacagaaaaaattgCGACGAGGATGTGGTCTTTATGGGCCTCTCCTTGGATGTGGGTGGTTCGCCCATGAATAGCAAGCCAAAAAAACCACGCCCTCTCGAAG ATGATCATGCTTCCAGGATCGAGAATGCCATTGCCAATGCACTGAAGAAGAAGGGCATTGAACCGCCCATGCCTAAGATGAAATCCCTGAATTGTGAGACGGCTGCGTCGGCCATCGGCGGCGAGGGTGCaggtggcggcggcgacgaAGGTCCTTGTGGAGAGCCCCTGACCGGCGCTGCATGGACGGCCAGTCGCAGCTTCAGACGCCGCAATCGCAAAAAGAAGCGCGAGCGTGAGAAAAAGGACAAAGAGCAACAG AAACGCGCCCGTCGCGACGATGACGATCTAGCTGTCGATGGAGGGGCCAGCGATGACATGGACATGGAGTACGAGATGATGAATGTGCGCGGTGGCAGTCCCCCGCCCGCAGGGACGACAAGCATAAATGCGTCCAGCCAGCCGGGGGTCTCGGGCgctggtggtgatggtggctGCGGCGGTTATGATTCCGCCCAGGATCCGTATAGCAGCTACGATTCCTATTCCGATGATGATGGCCCTCCCGTCGGGGGCCAGAGGcgtcgccagcggagagatcgCGATAAGGATCAGCGTGGGGGACGCAAGCGTCGCGATCGTGATCGTGATCGTGATCAGGACCGTCGGCAGGGTGAtgggggaggtggaggaggatcTGCCAGCAAACGAAGCCGCCGCGACTCTGGCGACAGTCCAGTGGTCGAAAAATCCGGCCGCATCGAGCCCCGCAAATTGGAGCTGTGCAAATTCTATTTAATGGATTGCTGCGCCAAGCGTGACAAGTGCTCCTACATGCACAAGGAGTTTCCCTGCAAATATTACTACCTGGGCATGGACTGCTTTGCCGGCGACGAGTGTCTGTTCCATCACGGCGAGCCTCTGTCGGAGCAGCTGCGGAACATACTACTCAAGCACATGGAGACGGCGCCCAAGGAGATCCTCGGCGACTTTAAGCGCATCTCCCGTGAGGTGGCCCTGGGGCAAATGACCCGGCGCCATGAGGCGCTCTGCGAACAGTTTGGACGGGACAATAACTGGACGACGCTGGCCAGTGCCGGTGTTGGTCGTCGTATGGACCAGCAGATGCCACAGCAAAAGAAtcaaatgcaacagcagcagcaacagttacAGCAacagcttcagcagcagcagcaacagttgcagcaacagcttgcgcttcagcagcagcttttgcagcagcaacaacaacaacagcagcagcagcagcaggcactgGCTATACAGACAGAACAGCAGCTGGGAGGATCCATACCATCTCTCCTAGACATGGTCATCAATCCACCCGCCGTAAACGAAGCCGGAAAGCCGGAAAAGAAGCGAAAATCCCGCTGGGCTGAAAAACCcaagggagcagcagcagcggcagcaggtgGAGGCGAAGCAGAtgcagcaggagcatcagAAGTATCTGCAGAAACCACAGGCGAAGCAGAGTCCAGCAAAGCACCTCCCGCCAAGCAGCTGTCTCCACATTTAGATCTGGAGAATCTCAAGGATCTGCTACCCGCCGACCATATGGCAAAGCTGAAAAAGCTGGGCATTAGTAATCTAGAGCAGATGCTCGAAGTGCCCTTTGGCCAGCTGACGGAGGTGGGACTGACGCTGCTCGAGATTGGGGATATACAGCGTAAGGCATTGGAGGCCAAGGAAAAGGCAGAGAACAAGTCAGAGCCAGAGGGCACAGCATCCGGCAG TAATCCCGCCGCCGTTGTGGAGGTCAGCAGCAACTCCAACAGTAATAATGGTTTCATTATGGTCGACTACACTCAGTATCTAAAGGATGCCCATGTCAGCTTTACCAGCAACGATCTGC TCGACGATGATCGCGACGATGAGGAGCAACTGGTGATTGATGATGGcaacgaagaagaagaagagacGGCATCATCACCAAAGGAAGACGAGGCCCCAATGCCGTCCGTCTTTGATTTGCCAACATTTATGAGCAACATGACCGGTGCCAAGCCAGTCCGGCTATCCCCAGAGACCCTGCAGCAATCCACAACCGCACAGAGTGCCATCTCCCCCACAGAAGCCTCAAACGAATCGACTGAAGcggaagctgctgctgcagcagcaaaggAAGAACCAGAGAGTGCCAACGATGCAAACAGTCTGTTCAGTCGCCTACTGTTTGGGGACAAGCCACCCGATCCGGTGACCCGGGCGGCATTCTATCGCGACATAATACGCAATCCGTTCAAGGCACACAGTGGTGACGGTGACGTGGACTCGGCCAATGAGAACTCAAATTCGAATTCCAGATCCCTgacgcccacacccacacctgAGCCGGGATCACAGTCGCCCAAACAGCCCCTGGATATGCCCATAACGATGcccatggcaatggcaatgggaatgaAGCTACCATCGCTCGTAAagtcggagccagagccagagtccaCGCCCTCACAATACGAGCGCCCCTCCCTATATGACTACGATAAGGTCAAGGAGGAGAAACGCGAGGCGGCCAACCGCCTGAAGGCCAAGTCCAGTGCGATCCAGCAGCGGGATATTGATATGCGTCTGCCGTTTGAGCCGATACGGCACTACCGTCCAGCTACCGAGATAGATGCGGCCATCTTCTCGCACATGCCCATGCGTTGGGAGGTGAACgaagtggaggtggaggagccAAACTTTTCCCAGCTACGTCTGAGTGCCGCCCACAAGGAGGACAAGGATGTGCGCGATCCGCGCATGCGTCGCATTCTTGGACTGCCGGACCATTTGTATGCGACCGAGGAGTCCCAGTATGGTGAATCGTCATTGAATCGTTCCAACAGTTATCTCTCATCGCCCGAATCCGGGCCCAGATCACCAATGGGACGCGATGCCACACCCACATCGCCACCACCGCCAAGCTTCGGTGTGGGTCTGCCATCGATGAGTGTGCCACCGCCATCGATGAGCTTGCCGCCACCAAACCTGCTGCTAGCTGCCAACAAGCCTGCTGGCGGTGGCCCAGTAGTAGCGACAGCCGTACGCGTCGATCCACGACGTGATCCGCGCCGTTCCCATTTGCAGGCCCAATCAGCGAGCACTTCTACCGCGAGCACATCCGTAGCCgcggccacggccacagccactgccaccaccaaTACCACTGGTGGGACCACACAGATCTCCGAGATACGCACCATATTGCAGAACTCCAACTGGTACAAGGATCTTGGGAGCAACAACAAGATAATGGTCAACCAGCAGCTGGCCCTGGTCTTTACCGAACTGAAGAAGTACCATCAGCAGCCGGACGGTGGCTGCAAGACCTTCGACGTCTCTTTCATTGTGAACAACCAGACTCTGCAGCAGATCTTTGCCAAGCTGGGCATATATATCGATGATAATGGACAGGTGGTTCAGCTGGCCGAAGATCAGCCAGTCCAGAACATGAACATGGCTATGGGACCCGCTGGAGTCGgcgttggagttggagtcgtGCTGCCTAATCTATCGCAGCCCCCGCCAAATCTAGCCCAGTTGCTGCGGCAACCGCCGCCAAATCTACTCGCGGGACGAATCTCCAATGGTATGATGATGCAACAAATGGGCATGCCGCAGCAGTTCAATCAGCCACCGCCACGCCCCAATGTGGGCATGGGTGGCATGATGGGGGGCGGTGTAATGGGTAATAATGTTGGCAATGCCATTGCCGGGCAACTCGGCGGCCTCATGggcaatggcaacaacaacatgaataacaacaacggcaacaatcCGTTCAATCCATTCGCGGGTAACAAtggtggtgggggtggaggcggaggtggaaacggaaatggaaatggaaacggaaacggaggCGGTGGCATGGGAAATATCAATCAAATGAACAACAACCTCAACAACATGGTTATGGGTGGCATGCCGTTTAACAATGGCATGCCCtttaataataacaacaacaagaacttTAATAACAACCATAACaatggtggaggaggaggcggaggaggacgCTTTTCTGGTGGCGGCCACAATAATCGAAACAATCGCGGTGGGAACAACCGCCATCgcaacaacatttaa